Proteins from one Chitinophaga oryzae genomic window:
- a CDS encoding PorP/SprF family type IX secretion system membrane protein — protein sequence MKRIFIVAVLLWSSLLPWQSFAQVDPHFSQYYAYPMWLNPALTGVIDGDYRISGNYRNQWANYGKPFSTAGVSVDAATDKNIGVGLNVLNMSAGDAGYNFFNAMANVSYTGVRFGQTKTSQIVFGIQAGVINRRVDPAKFQTGSQYKPTIGFDPSIANGENVTTTSSTVFDAGAGAMFFDGNPNHMLNPFVGFAAAHLTGPKDPFSGGTGEEKKLPVRYLVHGGTKIKLNDAVSLTPTGLYMRQGNAEEIVAGMYAQLLVNPEFDFLVGGNYRFNDAVIPFAGFHFRGFVLGLSYDANSSNMRRLVNGSQSFEVSLSFISRKKRVLNEEYFICPRL from the coding sequence ATGAAAAGGATCTTTATTGTTGCAGTACTTTTATGGAGCAGTTTGTTGCCCTGGCAGTCTTTTGCACAGGTAGACCCGCACTTCTCCCAGTATTACGCCTACCCGATGTGGCTGAACCCCGCGTTGACTGGCGTGATTGACGGAGATTACCGGATCTCGGGGAATTACCGCAACCAGTGGGCAAACTATGGAAAACCCTTCTCTACCGCCGGCGTTTCCGTCGATGCCGCCACCGATAAAAATATTGGCGTCGGCCTCAATGTTCTTAATATGTCTGCCGGCGATGCAGGATATAATTTCTTCAACGCCATGGCCAACGTATCCTATACCGGCGTACGGTTCGGTCAAACCAAAACCAGCCAGATCGTATTCGGTATCCAGGCGGGTGTCATCAACCGCCGGGTAGATCCGGCTAAATTCCAGACCGGCAGCCAGTATAAACCCACCATCGGCTTCGATCCCAGCATCGCCAACGGTGAAAATGTAACAACTACCTCTTCCACCGTTTTTGATGCAGGCGCCGGCGCCATGTTCTTTGACGGTAATCCCAATCATATGCTCAATCCTTTTGTGGGATTCGCAGCAGCCCACCTCACCGGCCCCAAAGATCCTTTCTCCGGCGGCACCGGTGAAGAAAAGAAACTGCCGGTACGCTACCTCGTACATGGCGGTACCAAAATAAAACTCAATGACGCCGTAAGCCTTACCCCCACCGGCCTGTACATGCGCCAGGGGAACGCCGAAGAAATAGTGGCCGGCATGTACGCACAACTGTTGGTAAATCCCGAATTCGATTTCCTGGTAGGTGGCAACTACCGCTTCAACGATGCAGTCATTCCTTTTGCCGGCTTCCATTTCAGAGGTTTTGTCCTGGGCCTCAGCTATGACGCCAACTCTTCAAATATGCGCCGCCTTGTCAACGGCAGCCAGAGCTTTGAAGTTTCCCTGTCCTTTATCAGCAGGAAAAAACGGGTGTTGAATGAAGAATACTTCATCTGCCCGAGATTATAG
- a CDS encoding OmpA family protein: protein MKKTTLLVLVIFAGLINSIQAQYVVDFKHTADVYYNAKDYYSAAQYYNKALGTFKVKPEQILPYAVANAAPPSGKFKDYQQVVARLAESYRLYHDFGNAETWYSQVVGFNNPQFIQAKYWYGVCLRANGKYDEALKQFNDFKASYTGADELSTRVPLEIANCEFALSEAGKQPRFTIVKLAGNVNEGGANYAPVVVDARTLMFTSSRAETPVTPTGQPEKKKEKKGTPYVNDLYTASGSGSDFGNSQKLNVPAAKGYDQGVSSISPDGNSMYMTRWSVKNGVKQADIYLSTKQNGTWSEPQKMGSNINMEGYNSMQPYITADGKYLLFASNRPGGMGKYDIWYCVMNGNAPGNARNMGTTINTKDEEQAPFYDAEKNVLVFSTDGRVGLGGLDFFQSEGDFGTWSNPVNMGKPLNSPKDDIYYSAIDNTHPFAEGFISSDRESVCCLEVFSIKRIRKMASGLIVDCDTRQPLAGATITLLDTVRQKTLKKITLDATGRYSFEVDPQRYYKIVAEKENYFTKSLYFKSDELTRVDSLDNPTLCLKHYEVEKPIVLNNIYYDFGKATLRPESKIVLDTVVDMLNDNPKLMIEMSAHTDSVGSDKFNMKLSQSRAQSCVDYLISMGISSQRLIAKGYGKSRPVAPNSLPNHKDNPEGRQQNRRTEFKVLRKQMPVLTNDTNENQSSQ, encoded by the coding sequence ATGAAAAAAACTACACTTCTTGTACTGGTAATTTTTGCAGGGCTGATTAATTCGATACAGGCGCAATACGTAGTTGATTTCAAACATACGGCAGACGTATATTACAACGCCAAGGACTATTATTCGGCAGCTCAGTATTACAATAAAGCCCTCGGCACTTTCAAGGTGAAACCGGAACAGATATTACCTTATGCCGTCGCCAACGCAGCCCCGCCCAGCGGTAAGTTTAAAGACTATCAGCAGGTAGTGGCACGGCTGGCAGAATCCTACCGGCTTTATCATGATTTCGGAAACGCCGAAACCTGGTATTCCCAGGTGGTAGGGTTCAACAATCCCCAGTTTATTCAGGCCAAATACTGGTATGGCGTATGCCTCAGGGCCAATGGAAAATACGACGAAGCACTGAAGCAGTTCAACGATTTTAAAGCCAGCTACACCGGTGCAGACGAACTGTCTACCCGCGTACCGCTGGAAATCGCCAACTGCGAATTTGCTTTAAGCGAGGCCGGCAAACAACCCCGTTTTACTATCGTGAAGCTGGCCGGCAATGTGAACGAAGGCGGCGCCAACTATGCCCCCGTGGTAGTAGATGCCCGAACACTGATGTTTACTTCTTCCCGCGCGGAAACACCGGTAACACCTACCGGTCAGCCTGAAAAGAAGAAGGAAAAAAAAGGAACGCCCTACGTCAATGACCTCTATACGGCCAGCGGCAGCGGCAGTGACTTCGGCAACAGCCAAAAACTGAATGTCCCTGCTGCGAAAGGATATGACCAGGGGGTCTCCTCCATCTCCCCCGATGGCAACTCCATGTATATGACCCGCTGGTCTGTCAAAAATGGCGTAAAACAAGCTGATATCTATCTCAGCACCAAACAAAACGGTACCTGGTCGGAGCCGCAGAAAATGGGCAGCAACATCAATATGGAGGGTTATAACTCCATGCAGCCTTACATTACAGCGGATGGCAAATACCTGCTGTTTGCGTCCAACAGGCCCGGCGGTATGGGAAAATACGATATCTGGTACTGCGTTATGAACGGCAACGCCCCCGGCAACGCCCGCAATATGGGTACTACCATCAATACCAAAGATGAAGAACAGGCGCCTTTTTACGACGCGGAGAAAAATGTGCTGGTATTCAGTACCGACGGCCGCGTAGGCCTCGGCGGGCTGGACTTCTTCCAGAGCGAAGGCGACTTTGGTACCTGGTCGAACCCGGTAAACATGGGCAAACCGTTGAATTCTCCCAAAGATGATATCTATTATTCCGCGATCGACAACACCCATCCTTTCGCGGAAGGATTTATCAGCTCCGACCGTGAATCCGTTTGCTGCCTCGAAGTATTCAGCATTAAGAGAATCCGGAAAATGGCCAGCGGCCTGATCGTGGACTGTGATACGCGCCAGCCGCTCGCAGGCGCTACCATCACCCTGCTCGATACGGTGCGGCAGAAAACACTGAAAAAAATCACCCTCGATGCCACCGGACGCTACTCCTTCGAGGTAGACCCGCAGCGTTATTACAAAATTGTTGCTGAAAAAGAAAATTACTTCACCAAGAGCCTCTACTTCAAATCAGACGAACTTACCAGGGTGGACTCACTCGATAATCCAACCCTCTGTCTGAAACATTATGAAGTAGAGAAACCGATTGTCCTGAACAACATCTACTACGATTTTGGTAAAGCGACGCTCCGCCCTGAATCCAAAATTGTGCTGGATACCGTGGTGGACATGCTGAATGATAACCCGAAACTGATGATCGAAATGTCTGCGCATACAGACAGCGTGGGATCAGACAAGTTCAACATGAAACTGTCCCAGTCCCGTGCACAGTCCTGCGTGGATTACCTGATCAGCATGGGTATCTCTTCCCAGCGGTTAATTGCCAAAGGATACGGTAAATCCCGTCCGGTGGCGCCTAACTCGCTGCCTAATCATAAAGACAATCCGGAAGGCCGTCAGCAAAACAGGCGTACAGAATTTAAGGTATTACGTAAACAAATGCCTGTGTTGACCAATGATACCAACGAAAATCAGTCGTCGCAATAG
- a CDS encoding MATE family efflux transporter, with product MPFFKRAQWRLVQFFELFRVAVAGTEKEFTTGSINRAIFLLAIPMVLEMAMESLFAVVDIFFVSHLGVNAITTVGLTESVLTLVYTCAMGLSMAATAVVARRTGEKNPEEAAHAAMQALYVALVLSVIISIVGFIFSREILVLMGASAEVADYGVGYTKILLAGNLVIVLLFLINGIFRGAGDAALAMRSLWLANGLNIVLCPLLINGWGPVPAMGLKGAALATFIGRGMGVCYQVYHLVRGKDLIRITKQHLAPAWGTIVSILKLAAGSTAQMLIASASWIFLVRIISYFGKDAVAGYTIAIRVVIFTILPAWGMANAAAALVGQNLGAQQPDRAEKSVWRAAFLNMIFLGIVGVVFLAGAPAIIRLFTHEADVIAYGVQCLRLMSLGYVFYAYGMVITQSFNGAGDTRTPTLINLVALWMFQVPLAYTLSIWLNWGPQGVFWAIAIAESAMAVAGILLFRRGTWKTVKI from the coding sequence ATGCCTTTCTTTAAACGGGCGCAGTGGCGTCTTGTTCAATTTTTTGAACTGTTTCGTGTTGCTGTTGCCGGAACAGAAAAAGAATTCACTACCGGTAGTATTAACCGGGCTATTTTTTTACTGGCCATACCGATGGTACTGGAGATGGCCATGGAATCGTTGTTTGCCGTAGTAGATATTTTCTTCGTGAGTCACCTCGGCGTGAATGCCATTACTACCGTTGGACTGACAGAGTCGGTGCTTACGCTGGTATATACCTGTGCGATGGGGCTGAGTATGGCCGCTACCGCAGTGGTGGCGCGCCGTACCGGTGAGAAGAACCCTGAAGAGGCGGCTCATGCTGCCATGCAGGCGTTATATGTGGCACTGGTATTGTCGGTGATCATCAGCATCGTGGGATTTATTTTCTCCCGGGAGATTTTAGTACTGATGGGAGCGTCAGCAGAAGTGGCTGATTACGGTGTCGGATATACGAAAATACTACTGGCTGGTAATTTGGTCATCGTATTGTTGTTTCTGATCAATGGTATTTTCCGTGGCGCCGGAGATGCCGCGCTGGCCATGCGTTCGCTGTGGCTGGCCAACGGCCTTAATATTGTACTGTGCCCGCTGCTGATCAACGGCTGGGGACCGGTACCGGCTATGGGCCTGAAAGGGGCGGCGCTGGCTACTTTTATCGGCCGCGGGATGGGTGTTTGTTACCAGGTATATCATCTGGTGCGGGGTAAAGACCTGATCCGCATTACGAAACAGCATCTGGCGCCCGCCTGGGGCACGATTGTATCTATCCTGAAGCTGGCGGCCGGCAGTACCGCCCAGATGCTGATTGCTTCCGCCAGCTGGATTTTCCTGGTGAGGATCATATCCTATTTCGGAAAAGATGCGGTGGCGGGATATACTATCGCTATCCGGGTGGTGATCTTTACCATCCTGCCGGCCTGGGGAATGGCCAACGCAGCCGCGGCGCTGGTAGGGCAAAACCTGGGGGCACAACAGCCCGACCGTGCGGAGAAGTCGGTATGGCGGGCGGCCTTCCTGAATATGATCTTTCTCGGTATCGTGGGCGTTGTTTTCCTGGCGGGTGCGCCGGCCATCATCCGGCTGTTCACCCATGAGGCCGATGTGATCGCCTACGGGGTGCAATGTTTGCGGCTGATGAGCCTTGGGTATGTGTTCTATGCCTATGGTATGGTGATCACGCAGTCCTTTAACGGTGCGGGGGACACCCGAACGCCTACCCTGATCAACCTGGTGGCTTTATGGATGTTCCAGGTGCCGCTGGCCTATACCCTCTCTATATGGCTCAATTGGGGCCCCCAGGGCGTTTTCTGGGCCATCGCCATTGCCGAGTCAGCAATGGCTGTAGCGGGCATACTGTTATTCCGCCGCGGTACCTGGAAAACGGTAAAGATTTAA
- a CDS encoding PfkB family carbohydrate kinase: MALTVVGTMAFDEIETPFGKSGKIIGGSATYIAWAASNFVQPVNQVSVVGEDFPQAELDALTARGVALDGVQMKKGEKSFYWSGKYHMDMNTRDSLVTDLNVLADFNPVIPDSYQGSEFLILGNLTPQVQMSVIDQLTVRPKLIVMDTMNFWMEVAMDDLLKVLKKVDVLMVNDSEARQLSGEYSLVKAAKKILTMGPRYLIIKKGEHGALLFHENHVFFAPAMPLDDVYDPTGAGDTFAGGFIGYLAKTRDISFENMKTAIIVGSAMASFCVEKFGTSRLKEVTHEELTARLEQFVQLVNFDIDLV, from the coding sequence ATGGCTCTTACAGTCGTAGGCACAATGGCGTTCGATGAAATTGAAACGCCCTTTGGTAAATCAGGAAAAATCATTGGCGGTTCTGCCACTTACATCGCATGGGCTGCTTCCAATTTCGTGCAACCGGTGAATCAGGTGTCTGTAGTGGGTGAAGATTTCCCGCAGGCAGAGCTGGATGCGCTGACTGCCAGAGGTGTGGCACTGGACGGAGTACAGATGAAGAAAGGCGAGAAGTCTTTCTACTGGTCCGGTAAGTACCATATGGACATGAATACCCGCGACTCGCTGGTTACTGACCTGAACGTACTGGCAGACTTCAACCCGGTTATCCCGGACAGCTACCAGGGCAGTGAATTCCTGATCCTCGGTAACCTGACGCCGCAGGTGCAGATGAGCGTGATCGACCAGCTGACCGTTCGTCCTAAACTGATCGTGATGGACACCATGAACTTCTGGATGGAAGTAGCCATGGACGACCTGCTGAAAGTGCTGAAAAAAGTGGACGTACTGATGGTGAATGACAGTGAAGCCCGTCAGCTGAGCGGTGAATATTCCCTCGTGAAAGCGGCTAAAAAGATCCTCACCATGGGCCCCCGCTACCTGATCATCAAGAAAGGCGAGCACGGTGCGCTGCTGTTCCACGAAAACCACGTGTTCTTCGCTCCTGCCATGCCGCTGGACGATGTATACGATCCAACCGGCGCCGGTGATACCTTTGCGGGCGGCTTTATCGGATATCTGGCCAAAACCCGTGATATCTCCTTTGAAAACATGAAGACCGCTATCATTGTGGGTTCTGCGATGGCTTCCTTCTGCGTGGAAAAATTTGGTACTTCCCGCCTGAAAGAAGTAACACACGAAGAACTGACCGCCCGTCTGGAACAGTTTGTTCAGCTGGTGAACTTCGATATCGACCTGGTATAG
- a CDS encoding S1/P1 nuclease, with product MRKKILPGLILAFLLPLASFAWGPNGHRITAEIAWLHLTPQAKKAVANILGRQSLPMIANWPDFIKSDTTHQYDHTNTWHYLDFPANAGRAEFDSLLKAATGENLYSQTQAMIRDLKNKQLSKEKKLFALTFLVHMMGDMHQPLHVGRDEDMGGNKINVMWFNQPSNLHRVWDEQLIDFQQLSYTEYTKAINIATPARVKALQSGTIADWMFESHLLADKVYGYTKPDSKLSYRYNYVFVEDLNNQLLKGGLRLAAVLNSIYK from the coding sequence ATGAGAAAAAAGATCTTACCGGGCCTGATCCTGGCCTTTTTACTGCCTTTAGCCAGCTTCGCCTGGGGGCCAAACGGGCACCGCATTACAGCGGAGATAGCCTGGCTGCACCTGACCCCGCAGGCTAAAAAAGCCGTTGCCAACATCCTCGGGCGCCAAAGCCTGCCTATGATCGCTAACTGGCCGGATTTCATCAAATCCGACACCACCCACCAGTACGACCACACCAATACCTGGCACTATCTCGATTTCCCCGCCAATGCGGGCCGCGCGGAATTCGACAGCCTCCTGAAGGCTGCCACCGGCGAAAACCTGTATTCCCAGACACAGGCCATGATCCGCGACCTGAAAAACAAGCAGCTGTCCAAAGAGAAAAAACTTTTCGCCCTTACTTTCCTCGTTCACATGATGGGCGACATGCACCAGCCGCTGCACGTGGGGCGTGACGAAGACATGGGCGGCAATAAAATCAATGTAATGTGGTTCAACCAGCCTTCCAACCTGCACCGCGTATGGGATGAGCAGCTGATCGACTTCCAGCAGCTCAGCTACACAGAATACACCAAAGCCATCAACATCGCCACTCCGGCCAGGGTAAAAGCCCTGCAAAGCGGCACCATCGCCGACTGGATGTTCGAATCCCATCTGCTGGCCGATAAAGTGTACGGCTATACCAAACCGGATTCCAAACTCAGCTACCGCTACAACTACGTGTTTGTGGAAGACCTGAACAACCAGCTCCTGAAAGGCGGCCTGCGGCTTGCAGCTGTCCTGAACAGCATCTATAAATAA
- the uvrB gene encoding excinuclease ABC subunit UvrB, with amino-acid sequence MPFKIQAPYAPAGDQPEAIRQLTEGLLEGEQYQTLLGVTGSGKTFTVANVIQNVQRPTLVLTHNKTLVAQLYGELKQFFPDNAVEYFVSYYDYYQPEAYMPVSDTYIEKDLAINEELDKLRLRATSNLLSGRRDIIVVASVSCIYGMGNPTEYENGIIRIHQGQTFSRNAFLHGLVNSLYSRTTGDFNRGNFRVQGDTVDINLPYVDYGYRITFFGDEIEEIESFDVQNGKRITTMENAAIFPANLYLAPKDILQQVIYEIQDELHAQVEYFKANGKLIEAQRLSERVNYDVEMIRELGYCSGIENYSRFLDRRKPGARPFCLMDYFPKDFLLVIDESHVTIPQIGGMYGGDRSRKLNLVEFGFRLPSALDNRPLNFYEFENLVNQAIFVSATPGEYELKKTEGIVVEQVVRPTGLLEPPIEIRPSVNQVDDLLDEIDKRVQKGDRVLVTTLTKRMAEEMDKYLGRINIKSRYIHSEVDTLERIEILRDLRLGNIDVLVGVNLLREGLDLPEVSLVAILDADKEGFLRDERSLTQTAGRAARNVDGLVIFYADHMTDSMQRTIDETSRRREKQIAYNLEHNITPRTVRKSKEQILGQTSVLEIKHFDESSPYAVHDVSLVAEDAVQYAKETTVSAKTIPQMEKAIQKVKKEMEKAAKDLDFMEAARLRDQMFAMERELQEMKQ; translated from the coding sequence ATGCCATTTAAGATACAAGCGCCTTATGCTCCCGCTGGTGACCAGCCGGAAGCCATCAGACAATTGACCGAAGGATTACTGGAAGGTGAACAATATCAGACGCTGCTGGGGGTGACCGGATCCGGTAAAACCTTTACAGTGGCTAATGTGATTCAGAATGTACAACGCCCTACCCTGGTGCTCACCCACAACAAAACCCTGGTGGCCCAGCTGTATGGAGAACTCAAACAGTTTTTCCCCGATAATGCGGTGGAGTACTTCGTTTCCTATTATGACTACTACCAGCCTGAAGCTTATATGCCGGTGAGCGATACCTATATCGAAAAGGACCTCGCCATCAATGAAGAATTGGATAAGCTCCGCCTGAGAGCTACGTCCAACCTGCTTTCCGGACGCCGCGACATCATCGTGGTGGCCAGCGTTTCCTGTATTTACGGTATGGGTAACCCCACGGAATATGAAAACGGGATTATCCGTATCCACCAGGGACAAACCTTTAGCCGGAACGCCTTCCTGCATGGACTGGTGAATTCCCTCTACAGCCGTACCACCGGTGACTTTAACAGGGGTAATTTCCGCGTACAGGGAGATACTGTGGACATCAACCTGCCGTATGTGGACTACGGCTACAGGATCACCTTTTTCGGTGACGAAATTGAAGAAATAGAAAGCTTCGATGTACAGAACGGCAAACGCATCACCACGATGGAGAATGCGGCCATTTTCCCGGCCAACCTGTACCTCGCGCCCAAGGATATCCTGCAGCAGGTGATTTACGAAATACAGGACGAACTGCATGCACAGGTAGAATATTTTAAGGCCAACGGAAAACTGATTGAAGCACAGCGTTTATCCGAAAGGGTGAACTACGATGTGGAAATGATCCGTGAGCTGGGCTACTGCAGCGGTATCGAGAACTATTCCCGTTTCCTGGACCGGCGTAAGCCCGGCGCCCGCCCTTTCTGCCTGATGGACTATTTCCCGAAAGATTTCCTGCTGGTGATCGATGAAAGCCACGTAACTATCCCGCAGATAGGCGGCATGTATGGTGGTGACCGCTCCCGTAAGCTGAATCTCGTGGAATTCGGTTTCCGCCTGCCGTCAGCCCTGGATAACCGGCCGCTCAATTTCTATGAATTTGAGAACCTGGTCAACCAGGCAATCTTTGTAAGCGCTACTCCAGGTGAATATGAACTGAAGAAGACCGAAGGGATCGTAGTGGAACAGGTGGTGCGCCCCACCGGGCTGCTGGAACCGCCTATTGAAATAAGGCCCAGCGTAAACCAGGTAGACGATCTGCTCGATGAAATTGACAAGCGGGTACAGAAGGGCGACCGTGTGCTGGTAACCACCCTGACCAAGCGGATGGCAGAGGAGATGGACAAATACCTGGGACGTATTAATATTAAGTCGCGCTACATCCACTCGGAGGTAGACACGCTGGAACGTATCGAGATCCTGCGGGACCTGCGGCTGGGCAATATCGACGTGCTGGTGGGGGTAAACCTCCTGAGGGAGGGGCTTGACCTGCCGGAAGTGTCGCTGGTGGCCATCCTGGACGCTGATAAGGAAGGGTTTCTGCGCGATGAACGTTCGCTGACGCAGACAGCCGGCCGTGCTGCGCGTAACGTGGACGGGCTGGTGATCTTTTATGCGGACCATATGACCGACAGTATGCAGCGTACGATCGACGAAACCAGCCGCCGCCGCGAAAAGCAGATAGCGTATAACCTGGAGCATAATATTACGCCGCGGACAGTACGTAAGAGCAAGGAGCAGATACTGGGGCAGACTTCCGTGCTGGAGATCAAACATTTCGACGAATCCTCCCCTTATGCGGTGCACGATGTGTCGCTGGTGGCCGAAGATGCGGTGCAGTATGCAAAGGAAACGACCGTGTCGGCAAAAACGATTCCGCAGATGGAGAAAGCTATCCAGAAGGTGAAAAAGGAAATGGAAAAGGCGGCCAAAGATCTCGACTTTATGGAAGCGGCCCGTTTGCGCGATCAGATGTTCGCAATGGAGCGGGAATTACAGGAAATGAAACAATAA
- a CDS encoding ammonium transporter — protein sequence MKKSSFQDYLPFIFLAVVAVIGIFIPALPNFSDVSKYNTADIAWILVASSLVFLMTPGLSFFYGGMVNRKNVISTMMQSFIATGLISIVWIVVGFSLAFGKSYHGIIGDPSTFFMFNNVGSGAPWSLAPTIPLLLFALFQMKFAIITPALVVGAVAERIRFTSYVLFMVLFSLLVYAPIAHWTWHPEGILFKLGVLDFAGGTVVHISAGCAALAGALVLKRRKDHIEKKELQPANIPFVLLGTGLLWFGWFGFNAGSALGANALAATAFATTNTATAAAGLSWVFFDVIRGRKPSALGFCIGAVVGLVAITPAAGYVAIPQSIFIGFIASIISNMAVHWKSKTSIDDTLDVFPCHGLGGMVGMLLTGIFATKAMNEGGNNGWFYGNFELFRNQVLGLLLVVAYSFTVSYAIFKLINFIHPLRVSEDEEALGLDVTQHNEHYHPAMMSVTDTGSLKEEELIHS from the coding sequence ATGAAGAAAAGTTCGTTCCAAGACTATCTACCCTTTATTTTCCTGGCGGTAGTGGCAGTAATTGGGATTTTTATTCCAGCTTTACCCAATTTTTCAGATGTTAGTAAATATAATACGGCTGACATCGCCTGGATCCTGGTAGCATCTTCTCTGGTATTTTTGATGACACCGGGCCTCTCCTTCTTTTATGGCGGTATGGTGAACCGGAAAAATGTGATCTCTACCATGATGCAGAGCTTCATTGCAACAGGATTGATCAGTATAGTATGGATCGTAGTAGGCTTTAGCCTGGCATTTGGAAAGTCTTATCATGGCATTATCGGCGACCCCTCCACCTTCTTTATGTTTAACAACGTTGGTTCCGGCGCTCCCTGGAGCCTGGCGCCCACTATTCCGCTGCTGTTGTTTGCGCTCTTCCAGATGAAGTTCGCCATCATTACACCGGCGCTGGTGGTAGGCGCGGTAGCGGAAAGGATTCGTTTTACTTCCTATGTGCTGTTCATGGTACTGTTCAGCCTCCTGGTATATGCGCCTATCGCGCACTGGACCTGGCATCCGGAAGGCATCCTCTTTAAACTGGGCGTACTGGACTTTGCCGGCGGCACCGTGGTACATATCTCTGCAGGTTGCGCAGCCCTCGCTGGTGCGCTGGTGCTGAAACGCAGAAAAGACCATATTGAAAAGAAAGAACTGCAACCGGCTAATATTCCTTTTGTATTGTTAGGTACCGGCCTGCTGTGGTTCGGATGGTTCGGCTTCAACGCCGGCTCCGCCCTCGGCGCCAATGCGCTGGCAGCGACGGCTTTCGCTACTACCAATACAGCTACTGCCGCTGCCGGTCTCTCCTGGGTGTTCTTTGATGTGATACGCGGAAGAAAACCGTCAGCCCTCGGCTTCTGTATCGGCGCCGTTGTAGGACTGGTGGCCATTACGCCCGCCGCAGGTTATGTGGCGATCCCGCAGAGCATATTCATCGGCTTTATTGCTTCCATCATCTCCAACATGGCGGTGCACTGGAAATCAAAAACCAGCATCGACGATACACTGGACGTATTCCCTTGTCACGGCCTCGGTGGTATGGTAGGTATGCTGCTGACAGGCATCTTCGCTACCAAAGCGATGAACGAAGGCGGCAACAACGGCTGGTTTTACGGCAACTTCGAATTGTTCCGGAACCAGGTACTCGGACTGTTGCTGGTAGTAGCTTACAGCTTCACCGTGTCTTACGCCATCTTCAAGCTGATCAATTTCATCCATCCGCTGCGGGTGAGTGAAGATGAAGAAGCGCTCGGCCTGGACGTAACACAGCACAACGAACACTATCACCCGGCGATGATGAGTGTGACCGACACAGGGTCACTGAAGGAAGAGGAGCTCATACACTCCTGA
- a CDS encoding porin: protein MKRMLTTLFVMGNSFVAWSQSSDTLPAPAFKISGSADVYYKYNLNGNYTDNKTSFTNSHNSFELGMVSLKVEHGFKKGSIVADLGFGKRAGEFSYNEPPSPSNGLSMAIKQLYVSYQLTEKVKLSLGSYATHVGYELVDAYLNRNYSMSYMFSYGPFFNTGVKADITLSSSLSAMVGVFNPTDLKSVTLNSHKYIGAQLGFAPAETPIKLYLNYLEGKDTLGVQNHQVDVVATYQVNNVLGLGYNGTYSTYLNTRAPKEDRNSANWWGSALYVNCDFTNKVGLTLRGEYFSDKDGVKVFGAVPGGGSVVAGTLSLNYKAGNLTIIPEFRVDKASADIFQKSDGAPSGVTANVLFAAVYHF from the coding sequence ATGAAACGAATGCTAACAACCTTATTTGTTATGGGTAACTCTTTTGTTGCCTGGTCTCAATCCTCTGACACCCTGCCGGCACCGGCCTTCAAAATTTCAGGCTCTGCGGATGTTTATTATAAATATAACCTGAACGGTAACTACACCGACAATAAAACCAGCTTCACCAACTCCCATAATTCTTTTGAACTGGGCATGGTTTCGCTTAAAGTGGAGCATGGATTTAAAAAAGGTAGCATAGTGGCCGATCTCGGCTTCGGAAAAAGAGCCGGTGAGTTCTCCTACAATGAACCGCCATCACCCTCAAACGGTTTGTCCATGGCGATCAAACAATTATATGTATCCTATCAGCTGACGGAGAAAGTAAAGCTGAGCCTGGGCAGTTATGCTACCCACGTTGGATATGAGCTGGTAGATGCTTATCTGAACCGCAACTACAGCATGAGTTATATGTTTAGCTACGGCCCGTTTTTTAACACCGGCGTAAAAGCGGATATCACCCTCAGCTCTTCGCTGAGCGCGATGGTAGGCGTGTTTAATCCTACCGATCTTAAATCAGTCACCTTAAACAGTCATAAATATATAGGCGCACAGCTGGGCTTCGCCCCGGCGGAAACACCGATCAAGCTCTACCTCAACTACCTGGAGGGAAAGGATACGCTCGGCGTGCAGAACCATCAGGTGGACGTGGTGGCTACCTACCAGGTGAACAACGTACTGGGACTGGGCTACAACGGTACCTACAGCACCTACCTGAATACCCGCGCACCTAAAGAAGACAGGAACAGCGCCAACTGGTGGGGATCGGCGTTGTATGTCAACTGTGACTTCACCAACAAAGTGGGCCTGACGCTGCGCGGTGAATACTTCAGTGATAAAGACGGGGTAAAAGTATTTGGGGCCGTACCGGGTGGCGGCAGCGTGGTGGCCGGTACCCTGTCGCTCAACTACAAAGCAGGAAACCTGACCATTATACCGGAGTTCAGGGTAGATAAAGCGTCCGCGGATATCTTTCAGAAATCTGACGGTGCACCCTCCGGTGTTACGGCAAATGTATTGTTTGCCGCTGTTTACCACTTTTGA